The Thermodesulfobacteriota bacterium genome includes a window with the following:
- a CDS encoding tetratricopeptide repeat protein has translation MYDPRLRSVVVRFGQTFISEPGWEIKKFGSSTYHLRLTGWEKGLFWKFYTDGSKISRVKGEFGQGGGEELAMGARLKLSYFGSATASKEREKRNTEKWKGVVDKKGVTEDFGFAGQEVERPESAWTEAEKALYRKLLKNGSFDVLVVPFQVQGYAVDRIGRFLMTRYLARRVEAAGLKVPGPTLVARALGERMRSFNDDDIYSLAYELGVKTVIRGYAGHNLDEKLGVTLLVDKRKKGRGWAGSRGNPERFQWNDVQFSDERPPSEAFRGILDDVMSKLPFDETKKSREVLYDRVKAELPDTVMETFTGEGGSPVVDAYSLQLIGTLFPRDDTRRPDDPIASEHFFERSLVALGEVSPSSPDYAFLKARAFFYLHRRPAALAALGEPGTVEEKALAALLDGNLYELEALVDKISSPLTRLMMMIDLVDLNVSYKREPFEEEYYADIIKEFPDWEVAVKRRFEGKDDWFHQSNLVVKKELDRVFPVEGYTAESIARNSAVLGENPFGGEDVEFSVYTHRRRLFEKEGKRFCCAPGQVRPVEADYLDLLAAAGDANLLHNINRLLFLQGLPDAAMETLNRYDILYRGHPEMESLKISALSEISKNRRQGTVRENLLKERKKRWHDICDWSQGQDRIALAGCSSSELFYENDYPRHWYSGYVSWRKALDRKLDEKLMAEPDAGSLRESDKYEIMNRKLALWYSHDDFTAFKKYYNEFLDHKMYKAAAELLEDNRHRFIGNPGRLNYFAGIKEKGGYIEAARRLYEDAIAHDPEKWLPYFWLARTYIKEGDFKKANEVFLAYPLFRGGKASRVGLSNRAYNAGFELLYVGAIEEAVPLFKLSEGYGTGSGREMMSQLSLSLIKEDYMEAVYHSLRRAKRYKTSGGYANYMMLLHLTGYSEEAWSLFDDIFEAKKKDKNIISAAAVLHRIGGKSDGEIREWLKEDRFSGLDPAYTSQYLLGSHLPDRPPNPGLADFIEGLKGRKAAAAADPGTRKFKQHRAWFANGYYLLKVKRFDDAYKSFKTNFHRFKKKTYKSYRYAFPYIAWSGAKAGESTEVGKHLGDYKKEYGEDFYFHLSKALMAGGKGRHTEALHRLELARNNVHIEDKRNLTTWYELVESAEWLYEDSGREEYRDLALEWAKLYRRIFPWYAWAYAVEAKYTDSDYDRLRALAITLYLDRHSERISGFSEEEREEALEWLEKNNPFKVRKRQGDV, from the coding sequence TTGTACGACCCCAGGCTCCGCTCGGTAGTTGTTAGGTTCGGCCAAACGTTTATATCTGAGCCGGGTTGGGAGATCAAGAAGTTCGGAAGTAGCACGTATCATCTGCGCCTTACCGGTTGGGAGAAGGGGCTCTTCTGGAAGTTTTATACAGACGGCAGTAAGATATCCAGGGTGAAGGGGGAGTTCGGCCAGGGGGGAGGTGAAGAACTGGCCATGGGGGCCAGGCTGAAGCTTAGCTATTTCGGTTCGGCAACGGCCTCAAAGGAGCGGGAGAAAAGGAACACCGAGAAGTGGAAGGGTGTAGTGGATAAGAAGGGGGTTACGGAGGACTTCGGGTTCGCCGGGCAGGAGGTCGAGAGGCCCGAGTCGGCATGGACAGAGGCGGAAAAGGCCCTTTATCGTAAGCTCTTGAAGAACGGTTCCTTCGACGTGCTGGTCGTGCCCTTTCAGGTGCAGGGATACGCGGTGGACCGTATCGGGCGTTTTCTTATGACCCGGTATCTGGCCCGGAGGGTCGAGGCCGCGGGCCTTAAGGTGCCGGGACCCACGCTCGTCGCGAGGGCGCTTGGGGAGAGGATGAGGAGCTTTAACGACGATGATATCTACAGCCTTGCCTACGAGCTCGGAGTAAAGACCGTCATACGGGGCTACGCCGGCCATAACCTGGACGAGAAGCTCGGAGTTACGCTCCTGGTGGATAAGAGGAAGAAGGGAAGGGGGTGGGCCGGATCACGCGGGAACCCGGAGCGGTTCCAGTGGAATGACGTCCAGTTCTCCGACGAGCGCCCGCCGTCGGAGGCCTTTCGCGGCATACTGGACGATGTTATGTCGAAGCTCCCCTTCGATGAAACCAAAAAGTCGAGGGAGGTTCTTTACGATAGAGTGAAGGCGGAGTTGCCCGATACCGTTATGGAGACCTTCACGGGCGAGGGCGGCTCACCGGTCGTGGACGCGTATTCTCTCCAGCTTATCGGCACCCTCTTTCCCCGTGATGACACCCGGCGGCCGGATGACCCGATTGCGAGTGAGCACTTTTTCGAACGTTCCCTTGTCGCCCTGGGTGAGGTCTCGCCCAGCTCCCCGGACTACGCATTTTTGAAGGCACGCGCCTTCTTTTATCTCCACCGGCGTCCCGCCGCGCTCGCCGCGCTAGGAGAGCCCGGGACGGTGGAGGAGAAGGCCCTTGCCGCGCTTCTCGACGGGAACCTGTATGAGCTTGAAGCGTTGGTGGATAAAATAAGTTCTCCTCTCACCAGACTGATGATGATGATAGACCTGGTCGACTTAAACGTCTCTTACAAGCGGGAACCGTTCGAGGAAGAATATTACGCGGATATAATCAAAGAGTTCCCGGACTGGGAGGTGGCCGTAAAGCGGAGGTTCGAGGGTAAGGATGACTGGTTCCATCAGTCGAACCTAGTGGTCAAGAAAGAACTCGACAGGGTCTTCCCCGTAGAGGGCTATACCGCCGAGAGTATAGCAAGGAACAGCGCGGTGCTCGGCGAGAACCCCTTCGGGGGGGAGGACGTGGAGTTTTCCGTCTACACGCATCGCCGCAGGTTGTTTGAGAAGGAGGGGAAGAGGTTCTGCTGTGCTCCGGGGCAAGTCCGGCCGGTTGAGGCGGACTACCTCGACCTCCTTGCCGCCGCTGGCGATGCCAACCTGTTGCATAATATCAATCGACTCCTTTTTCTTCAGGGCTTACCCGATGCGGCCATGGAGACCCTTAACCGCTACGACATTCTGTACCGGGGACACCCGGAGATGGAGTCCCTTAAGATATCCGCGTTAAGCGAAATCTCCAAAAACAGGCGGCAGGGGACGGTACGTGAAAACCTCTTGAAGGAACGTAAAAAGCGCTGGCATGACATATGTGACTGGTCTCAGGGTCAGGACAGGATAGCCCTTGCGGGGTGTTCTAGTTCCGAGCTTTTTTATGAGAACGATTATCCCCGGCACTGGTATTCCGGCTATGTGTCGTGGCGGAAGGCGTTGGACCGAAAGCTTGACGAAAAACTCATGGCGGAACCCGATGCCGGTTCGTTGCGCGAATCCGATAAGTACGAGATTATGAACAGGAAACTTGCTCTCTGGTATTCCCACGACGATTTTACCGCTTTTAAAAAGTATTATAATGAGTTCCTCGACCATAAAATGTACAAGGCCGCGGCCGAGCTCCTGGAAGATAACCGGCACCGTTTCATCGGGAACCCCGGGCGCTTGAACTACTTCGCGGGGATCAAGGAGAAGGGCGGGTATATCGAGGCGGCAAGGAGACTTTATGAGGACGCCATCGCACATGACCCCGAGAAGTGGCTCCCGTATTTCTGGCTCGCCAGGACTTACATAAAGGAGGGCGACTTCAAGAAGGCCAACGAGGTTTTCCTCGCCTACCCCCTGTTCCGCGGCGGCAAGGCCAGCAGGGTGGGGCTGTCTAACCGGGCTTATAACGCCGGTTTTGAACTTCTATACGTGGGCGCCATCGAGGAAGCGGTGCCGCTCTTCAAACTTTCCGAGGGCTACGGGACCGGCTCCGGCAGGGAGATGATGAGCCAGCTATCTTTGTCCCTTATCAAGGAAGACTATATGGAGGCGGTATATCACTCCCTCAGACGTGCGAAAAGGTATAAAACCTCCGGCGGCTACGCGAATTATATGATGTTACTGCACCTTACGGGTTATAGCGAGGAGGCATGGTCGTTGTTCGACGACATCTTTGAGGCCAAGAAGAAAGATAAGAATATCATCAGCGCCGCCGCCGTACTCCATCGTATAGGAGGGAAAAGCGATGGGGAAATACGGGAGTGGCTTAAGGAGGACAGGTTCAGCGGACTTGATCCTGCCTACACCAGTCAATACCTGTTAGGGAGCCACCTTCCGGACCGTCCACCTAACCCCGGGCTTGCAGACTTTATAGAAGGGTTAAAGGGAAGAAAGGCGGCCGCGGCCGCCGACCCCGGCACGAGGAAATTCAAGCAGCATAGGGCCTGGTTTGCCAACGGGTATTATCTTTTGAAGGTAAAGAGATTCGATGACGCCTATAAGTCATTCAAGACCAACTTCCACCGTTTCAAGAAAAAAACTTACAAGTCGTACCGGTATGCTTTCCCCTATATAGCCTGGAGCGGCGCAAAGGCCGGTGAGTCGACAGAGGTGGGAAAGCATCTGGGGGACTATAAAAAAGAGTACGGGGAGGACTTCTACTTCCATCTCTCGAAGGCGTTGATGGCGGGAGGGAAAGGGCGCCACACCGAAGCGCTCCACCGCCTCGAACTCGCCCGGAATAACGTCCACATCGAAGACAAGAGGAATCTCACCACCTGGTACGAGCTCGTTGAATCGGCAGAGTGGCTCTATGAGGACAGCGGCAGGGAGGAGTACCGCGACCTCGCGCTCGAGT